GATTTCTGCAGTCGGCCTAGGAAGGTCAAATGACGAGGCGCCTGTTTTTGGtcaagataaaaataccaCCAAATCTAAGGTTGTGCAATTGATTGGTGCCGTACAAACCTTACTGAGGAGTATGTTTTTTTGATGGAAGTACTGTAAAAGTTACACTTTATCGAATTTTTaattgtttttcctttttctcaGGAACCTTACTAACGTTTCATTAATTATTCTTATAGTACCATTAATTGGAATAAATGTACTGGTAATCATTTATGAATTAATATTGGGATGAACTACGTACGCGAACAAAGCAAATATTACATAtagttatatatataatttgAAGACTTACAAGAAAATGACACATATAAAccttttcctttaattTTGTCTGTAATAATGAAAGTATTAAAGATAGAATTGAATATTCAAAAGGATCGAAAATTGGAGACTTCGCACGATATATGGAAAAATAACTGTGTTGTTTAGCTAGTTACTTGTCAAATAGGTATCAGCTAATACCATAGGCAGATGGTTTCGTGAAagcatgaaaaaaagaacggATACAATTACCTACTGTGGCAGCTCTTTCAATTTATCGCTCATAAACGTTTCCAAAATCTCTAACTCTGTGATTTGTTTAATCAATACACTTAATGATATATTGTCCTTGTTGCTTTCGTTACCATCCTCCGTTTCCATTATATCATCAAGGCGtaatttgaaataaaataacaaacaatcatagatgaaaataaactgGTTGATATTCTGTACCATAGAAATTCGTTGCTTTCTAAAAATGTTGATCGTCCATGAAATTGGATCGAATAATTTTGCTGGATATTGGAATTTAATAAATTCTTTCTGCAACATTTCAAACATTTCaaagtttgaaagaatGGAATCTATTGTGCATAAAGTACCAGTTCTTCCACATCCTGCGGAGCAATGAACTAGAATAGTGGGAACTTGGTTTTCATGATAGTAATTTCTGGCAAATAATGTATCTATTATATGGTTTTTTAAGTTGATTGCTTGTAAGATTGAGGTGGGGTTAAGCAAAGTGCCCAGGTCGGGCCAATTCTTCACCTGGATCTGTAATACTTCATAAGGCTTCTCTTGGTCATGGTAAGTTAACTGAATCTTTCTTATGAATATtgcatcatcatcatcatcatcattattattatcattattatcattattatcatcatcatattcaaatttattgttattattatttttattgttgttgttgttgttgctgttatTAGTATTACCGCGTACGTTAACTGAAAATAAAttgttattcttttttgaggTGGCATTTTTTCTCGTAGTACCAGTAGGCATCtttaaaatcttcttctctaGCAATTTAACGTGAATTCCATTATAACTACCTTCTTGCCAATAACGGTAACATTTCTCTATACCATTCTCAAAGTCGTTTGTCAATGATAGCACCAATGGGACGCCGTTATTCAATATGCATGTATAAAAATCATGCACGGTGGAGGGCATGGGCGCTTGTGTGGCTATATAACGTACTCTTCTTGTTGTGGTTGTGGCGGTTGAGAATGATGGATTCtgctcaaaagaaaatcttggTAGAGACAAATAATTTGCGTTGATATAATTGTCAAGGATGCCACCATCAGAAGTAGAATGAGAATGTTTAATACCTCTTGATGATTGAGTACCCTTCTTGAGAATAACTCTGGAGTGCTCGTAGGGAAAAATGTCCTTATATCTATTCTTTGCCCCTAGTTCGACACCAGATGATATTATAATGTCATCCGACTCCGAATCAGAATCCGATTCAAGACTTAGCATCGATTTATATTTACTATATTGAGTAAATATCGGCTGAGAGTGCGATCTCTTCTGTACCTTGTTTACATCAGGAAACTTTGGGGGCATGATGGTTGAAGAGGCAGTCGATGTCAATTGCTCAGGATAAGAGGACGGCTTATCAATTATAAAtgaattttcctttttcctAAAAGACACAGAATGATTCAACCGTCTCTTCTCCAGAAAATCTAATCTTTGAAACTGAGAAACCAATTCGATCTTGGGAATTGTCATCAGATGTTGAAACCATTTTGGAATAACGAAATCAATGTCTTGTTGCCTATAAGTTTTATGCAAGGTCTCATACTTAATTTGGAACCCTAGTTTGTCTTTGTTAATGTCTTTTTTAAAGggatttttgttcttcggAAATTGAAAGTTCTGTAAGGATTCTTTGGCGGAATCGTTGTTGTACCATCTCTcatgttcttcttttatgtTGACTGCACTTAAATATGTCTCTAGATCcattatttcttcattttgcGAGAACTTAAACACTTGGTTTATGTTTGTTTGTGGGGCAGGTAGTTGGAACTTGAACAAGGCAGATATGGGGGAAGATGAAGACATGGGAGAATCTGATAGAATGTTACGCGGGGAAGGAGAATTCGAAAAACTTGAATGATCTGACCTACTATCATCAGGTACTTTCAACTTGAGATTCATTTGTggcgatgatgatggtgtTGTTGCCGTCATATGAGGCGCTATGTTGTGTAgattattgatgaagtttGTCTTGGGACTTTTAGGTTCAGTTTCAGCTGAATCAACGCAACAGGGGTTAATTGAGTTTGTCCTTATATGATCTGGAAATAGAATTTTGAATTGAGAAAAGCCACACATCAATATAGACACGGTTTTTTTAGCCTTACTGTCAAACTCCACTAGCTTGGAAGCGATGCCAAAACAAGGTAGAGAAACAGAGCTTTCAGTCTGATTTGCGGTACTGTCATAAATGATTATGCGAAGGTTGTCGATGGCCAGTTTGTGTTCTAACACAGCTTGCTCGTTGGGAGTCAAGTTGTCTAAGAGTTTGGAAAAGGTAAAATTCTTTCTCCTCAACAACGTGGAAGGCAGACAAACATGAATGGAGTTTGTGATAATCGATTTGGCGTGTTCAGTAAACGGCCTGACGTCTAGTAATagcaatttttcatttggtaaagtttcaataattttacCTAGCTCCACAGCAGTTATTAGCGAGCAGCCCTGTGGCTTGTTATATCGTTGTTCTTTAGGTTTGAAACTCGGCAATACAGGAGCAGTCGCCCTCTTCAGCAACACTGGCGAAGATGTCTTATAGCTCACCAAAGGGCTGCTGGCTTTGGGGCTATGGTATATGTTGCTGTTCATGTTAGTGTGGTAACTGCTACTAGGAGGGTGTTTCAAATATGTATTCGAGTCCGAGTCCGTTTCTATCAAAGTGCTAGTATCGGAAAGTATCGACGTGCGGTCAGTAGATAAAATACTCGGGCAATGTATACTGTCCCTCATGTTCTAAATGGTAAGCAACTTAGCTAATTAATGAGGTAAATATAATAGTTACTTTCTGTGGCCTTTTCAGTGATAAGAGCAAATACGCTATTATAACACCGATGATAGTGGGTTATGCAAGTTTGTGGTTTGTACACAGTGCTTGTTTGTTCTTGAACCTACAATATTACATGTCAAAAGAGAAGACTAAACTGAGGTCGGTGAAAACACAGTCTTACGTCTGCAGTGTAAATGACAAGGAGAAGATTGGCCACTTGCGCATCGAATACTAACTATCTGCATTCATTCATGCCAGGTGCGCAAACAGCTGAGTCTGGCTAACACCACATTCCCGCTGCGCTGCGTTCTCCGATGACGTTTTACCGGagaaagtatttttttttatcaagatcttttcttttcgttcAGGGTCAGCGGGCCCAAAAATCCAAGAGTCGCCGCTGTCTTGTTGCTGTTTAAGGTTTCCGCTTACTATAGCA
This genomic stretch from Saccharomyces mikatae IFO 1815 strain IFO1815 genome assembly, chromosome: 5 harbors:
- the YOS1 gene encoding Yos1p (similar to Saccharomyces cerevisiae YOS1 (YER074W-A); ancestral locus Anc_7.263), producing MIFGLGRLFYVILLLINAVAVLSEERFLRRIGLGRSNDEAPVFGQDKNTTKSKVVQLIGAVQTLLRIPLIGINVLVIIYELILG
- the PTP3 gene encoding tyrosine protein phosphatase PTP3 (similar to Saccharomyces cerevisiae PTP3 (YER075C); ancestral locus Anc_7.264), with translation MRDSIHCPSILSTDRTSILSDTSTLIETDSDSNTYLKHPPSSSYHTNMNSNIYHSPKASSPLVSYKTSSPVLLKRATAPVLPSFKPKEQRYNKPQGCSLITAVELGKIIETLPNEKLLLLDVRPFTEHAKSIITNSIHVCLPSTLLRRKNFTFSKLLDNLTPNEQAVLEHKLAIDNLRIIIYDSTANQTESSVSLPCFGIASKLVEFDSKAKKTVSILMCGFSQFKILFPDHIRTNSINPCCVDSAETEPKSPKTNFINNLHNIAPHMTATTPSSSPQMNLKLKVPDDSRSDHSSFSNSPSPRNILSDSPMSSSSPISALFKFQLPAPQTNINQVFKFSQNEEIMDLETYLSAVNIKEEHERWYNNDSAKESLQNFQFPKNKNPFKKDINKDKLGFQIKYETLHKTYRQQDIDFVIPKWFQHLMTIPKIELVSQFQRLDFLEKRRLNHSVSFRKKENSFIIDKPSSYPEQLTSTASSTIMPPKFPDVNKVQKRSHSQPIFTQYSKYKSMLSLESDSDSESDDIIISSGVELGAKNRYKDIFPYEHSRVILKKGTQSSRGIKHSHSTSDGGILDNYINANYLSLPRFSFEQNPSFSTATTTTRRVRYIATQAPMPSTVHDFYTCILNNGVPLVLSLTNDFENGIEKCYRYWQEGSYNGIHVKLLEKKILKMPTGTTRKNATSKKNNNLFSVNVRGNTNNSNNNNNNKNNNNNKFEYDDDNNDNNDNNNDDDDDDAIFIRKIQLTYHDQEKPYEVLQIQVKNWPDLGTLLNPTSILQAINLKNHIIDTLFARNYYHENQVPTILVHCSAGCGRTGTLCTIDSILSNFEMFEMLQKEFIKFQYPAKLFDPISWTINIFRKQRISMVQNINQFIFIYDCLLFYFKLRLDDIMETEDGNESNKDNISLSVLIKQITELEILETFMSDKLKELPQ